A DNA window from Paenibacillus sp. HWE-109 contains the following coding sequences:
- a CDS encoding genetic competence negative regulator, translated as MKIERLSQDKIRIFLTFDDLTERGIQKDDMWREIPKVHELFSEMMDQAYSELGFDPSGPLAVEVFALPAQGMVVIVTRGKLDLYANSDAYDDHEPEEVYEMEVTLEQSDLISYAFRDFEDLLRVSKVINPLLMEGGTLYSYKGKYILQLEPVELEENKYQALIAVLSEFGEAASVTQAVLEEYGKTIIADDAVKVLCRHFK; from the coding sequence ATGAAAATAGAACGCTTAAGTCAGGATAAGATACGGATTTTCCTAACATTCGATGACTTAACTGAACGCGGTATTCAAAAAGACGACATGTGGAGAGAAATTCCCAAAGTACACGAACTATTCAGTGAAATGATGGATCAAGCCTATTCCGAGCTCGGATTTGACCCGTCCGGCCCGCTTGCAGTCGAAGTATTTGCGCTTCCGGCTCAAGGTATGGTTGTGATTGTAACCAGAGGCAAGCTTGATTTATATGCGAACTCTGACGCATATGACGATCACGAACCTGAAGAAGTGTACGAAATGGAAGTTACGCTTGAACAAAGCGATTTGATCTCCTATGCATTCCGAGATTTTGAAGATCTGTTGCGTGTATCCAAAGTAATCAATCCCCTTCTGATGGAAGGCGGTACCCTGTATTCGTACAAAGGGAAATATATTCTACAACTGGAACCGGTAGAGCTAGAAGAAAACAAATATCAGGCTTTAATCGCCGTATTATCTGAGTTTGGCGAAGCGGCCTCGGTTACACAAGCAGTATTAGAGGAATACGGGAAAACAATTATTGCAGATGATGCAGTAAAGGTGCTTTGCAGACACTTCAAATAA